The following coding sequences lie in one Candidatus Methylomirabilota bacterium genomic window:
- a CDS encoding glycosyltransferase family 9 protein, whose product MATSAPPPVRQALVIHPGALGDVLQAVPALRALATLDGGLRVSLAAQPRLATLLAGASVVDEALSFESLGLDNLFADAPVSAALADLLDRYHVVVSWFGARAAPYPERLRALVPRAVLAPPVPDADDATPVWRHLLASRAALGPPLTGSRATAPRGASLAPLAVPREWRERGRAAVAALGAGPPLLVVHAGAGGDWKRWPPERFAEAIAGIVRGAGCALLLHEGPADHEATRTLGARLDALGAAPNRASLVEPDLPLLAGVLAQASAYLGGDSGISHLAAAAGTPSVILYPEATRARWAPWSSRAIALPADDDPTAAARAALQLCVRLRGRAA is encoded by the coding sequence ATGGCCACGTCCGCGCCGCCACCCGTCCGGCAGGCCCTCGTCATCCATCCCGGCGCGCTCGGCGATGTCCTGCAGGCGGTGCCCGCGCTGCGCGCGCTCGCCACGCTCGACGGCGGGCTGCGCGTGAGCCTCGCCGCGCAGCCGCGGCTCGCGACGCTGCTCGCCGGCGCGAGCGTGGTGGACGAGGCCCTCTCCTTCGAGTCCCTGGGGCTCGACAATCTCTTCGCCGACGCGCCCGTCTCCGCCGCGCTCGCCGATCTCCTCGACCGCTATCACGTGGTGGTCTCGTGGTTCGGCGCTCGCGCCGCGCCCTATCCGGAGCGGCTGCGAGCACTGGTGCCCCGCGCGGTGCTGGCGCCGCCCGTGCCCGACGCGGACGACGCCACGCCGGTGTGGCGACATCTTCTCGCGAGCCGGGCCGCGCTGGGGCCGCCGCTCACCGGGTCTCGCGCGACCGCGCCGCGGGGAGCGTCGCTGGCCCCGCTCGCGGTGCCGCGCGAGTGGCGGGAGCGCGGCCGGGCCGCGGTGGCCGCGCTGGGCGCGGGGCCACCCTTGCTGGTCGTGCACGCGGGCGCGGGCGGCGACTGGAAGCGCTGGCCGCCCGAGCGCTTCGCGGAGGCGATCGCGGGAATCGTACGGGGGGCCGGGTGCGCGCTGCTCCTCCACGAGGGCCCCGCCGACCACGAGGCCACCCGCACCCTCGGCGCCCGGCTGGACGCGTTGGGCGCCGCCCCCAATCGCGCGAGCCTGGTCGAGCCGGACCTTCCGCTGCTCGCCGGGGTGCTCGCGCAGGCGAGCGCCTATCTCGGCGGCGACTCCGGCATCAGCCATCTCGCCGCCGCGGCGGGAACACCCTCCGTCATCCTCTACCCCGAGGCCACGCGCGCGCGCTGGGCGCCGTGGAG